From Riemerella anatipestifer ATCC 11845 = DSM 15868, a single genomic window includes:
- a CDS encoding DNA-3-methyladenine glycosylase I, with product MEVKNKERCGWVTNDEIYINYHDTEWGEPVFEDKKLFEMLLLEGFQAGLSWITILKKRENFRQAFDNFNYTKIATYNQTKLEELLHNTGIIRNRLKIESSVKNAKAFIKVREEFGTFSQYIWRFVEHQPIKNEFKNLSEVPVSTPLSDKISKDLKKRGFKFVGTTIIYAFMQAIGMVNDHVQTCYKHPKNLN from the coding sequence TACATCAATTACCACGATACAGAATGGGGAGAGCCTGTTTTTGAAGATAAAAAACTCTTTGAAATGCTTTTGTTAGAAGGGTTTCAGGCAGGATTGAGTTGGATAACTATTTTGAAAAAGAGAGAAAATTTCAGACAAGCCTTTGATAATTTTAACTATACCAAAATCGCCACTTACAACCAAACTAAACTTGAAGAATTACTTCATAACACGGGAATTATCCGTAACAGATTAAAAATAGAATCTTCGGTTAAAAATGCCAAGGCTTTTATAAAAGTTAGAGAAGAGTTTGGCACTTTTTCCCAGTATATATGGCGTTTTGTGGAGCATCAGCCAATTAAAAATGAGTTTAAAAACCTATCAGAAGTACCCGTCTCTACCCCGCTATCAGATAAAATATCCAAAGACTTAAAAAAGAGAGGGTTTAAATTCGTAGGGACTACCATTATTTATGCTTTTATGCAAGCCATCGGTATGGTAAACGACCATGTGCAAACTTGTTACAAACACCCTAAAAACCTAAATTAA